ctactgccactactactataagtactactactactatgccaTACTTCTGATAATTATCGTTTATTAAATCTATTGAAAGCCGTATTTGATGATGATGAGGGGGATGATGATAAAGATGATGATTATCATGATTAGAATTCTAATATACATCATTGTGGGCACAATTAGAATGAATAGAGTCATAGTTATTGAAATTATTAAAATTATTAGCATACTAatgataatatccatccattctatccattatcaaaaccgcttatcctgctctcagggtcgcggggatgctggagcttatcccagcagtcactgggcggcaggcagggagacaccctggacaggccgccaggccatcagagggcatataacaataataataataataatgagcttATGATTTTCCGTCTTTGCTAATTTTATTTTCTGAAAAAAGTAGTCCTACAGCTATTTGTTTTTTCCCAtgattaatgataataattatttttaagtggttttatatatatatatggtgtgtgtgtgtgcgtgcgtgtgcgtgtgtgcgtgtgcgtgtataaAAAAGCAAGAAATGGACAAATAGATAAAGGGAGTGTAGATGAAGAGAGAGGAGTGGCCCCATTGTTTCAGCTGGGACTCATGCATCAAACTTCAATTTTCCGGACGATTGaaatagtgattttttttcttccccatctTGAACTGAAATAGTGAAATACACTTAAGACCTCGGGATTAATTACCACGAGCTGATCTCCCAGACTGTAGTAGTATTACTTATCACTGAGCCCGCCTGACAAGCCCTCATAAAGTAAGCAAGGGAAATCCATAAAGTCCGCCTGCCTCAACACTTTCCCCCGTCATAAATATGCTTTATTCAGAATAGGCTTCAGGACACTGACAGAGGAGTAATAAGTGATTTTAAGAACAAGCGTATGCATACGTGCACAAACGCACTCGgtagcgcgcgcacgcgcacgcgcacacagtgTGAGTGAATATGTGAAGGCCTCGATACGTATGACCGTATCTTTGCTAATGTGCGCAGTTATGTTTTTGAATTAAGTCAAGATAATGCGCAAAGCAATGGCAGAGTTAtaacgccagaccgccctcgttcAAAGACGATATTTTGGGAGTGGGGGAATTTGAGATAAAAAGGATAGAGCAGAACCGAAGCAATATTAAATTGATTTACTGATACTTAAAATATTTCTCAACCATGCATTAAAATCTGGGGTTGCTTTAGGAAACGTTAACACGTTGTGTATATAAAAGTGTATTCTGGTCGACTTGGACTCTGTAAAGATCGATTTACTGTGTTGATCTCAACAGAAATATCATGGATCAACAAAAACCTAcaacaaattaaaaacaaaaacaaaaaacagaaaaccCTGCTTCTTTCAACAAGGAGggttaattccccccccccttttggacACTTTCTCACATCATGTTTTCAGCTTCATTAAACTCCTTAAAGACAAAAGAGATAAAGAGGGTCGAGAAGAAAGAGTTGGggcggtggggaaaaaaaacccaaaacaaaaacaaacaaaagagtcACTAAGCAGACTTTGGCATCTAAACGCTGTATGGCTCCCTATAGCTGCTTAACATGAAAAACACTTTCGCCAAAATGTGCCACATTTCTTGTTTAGAAAACCTTCTTGGACAGAAGTCAAACATATTCCAGggccagaaaaaaagaaagaaaaaaaagaaagaaagcgaaGAAAGACGGAGTGGCCTACACACAAAAAGGAGCCAGTTTCATTGTAATTCATTGACTTGTTCAAAATGCCATGCGGGCAAAAGAAAAGCCACTTGGACATTAATAGCCGCAGATGCCCTCGTGAAGCGAGAGTCTATGTACGCATTATAGCCCTTTGTTCCCACTGAGTTAAACAGTTTAAAAGGAGGGTTAGCTCGATCCATCAAATTGTCTGGATTTGTGAAGAAAAATTCAAAAACCATATGGCCTCCGAACGCTCGCGCCCTCTCCGTACGGTGGGACACACTCGTGTCAGTATGGCTGCCCGCGGGGGAGCGGCCACGCTCCATTGTGACTCGTCGACTTGTCACATCAGGGAACGCTGCTCATTTGTCCCCACTTTTCATGCTTTACGCTCAAAATTATGGCCTATACAACAAAAAAAGGCATATAAAGCCCCGGAGAAACTGGCCCAAaactttgtgtttttttgtggcaTCCccgttccttttttctctctctctccctctctctctcctcccaggACCAGATTTGTGTTTCTCACATAAATTTTTTGCCACGAATGGAGAAGCATGTCGCAGGGTCAACAAGCCATGATACGCATTTCGGGGATTTGAAAAGACCTGTGAGATTCCGAGCCACAAAGTGTTCAGAGCATCCCGTGACAGGATGGCACACAATGGCACAAAACGCGACTGCTGATAATATAAGTGAAAGTCAATAGGcctatttaagaaaaaaaaataaataaatggcacGGCTAAAACAATAATCTGTTTCTGCAATGGGGTACAAAAAAAACTTATAGTAGAGTTTGCAAATAGCTCAAGAATTACAACGTAAAAAGAAATATGCAGAAAAGCCATTTTATTCCcatagtatatacatatacagtttGTGCATTGGTTTTCATTTGCTGTCCTGAATTTAGAAAGGCACTTacaggtgtaaaaaaaaaaacttgacaaaTTGATAACTGTAAATCTATCGTATCCAAACAATAAATCTGTAAAGTAGCTGTCAAAATCACTGCAATATTAATTGTGTTGCCATCGCTTGAACATTCCCATAAAACGCATAAATGTGAATAATTTCCGAGTTTGCCTTTCAGACCATGCATCGCAGCTTAAGGAAAGAATATGAATTTAAGTGAaggttacaaaaaaaagaaaatgaatttGCGGCGACGTGGTGACATCGTGGTTCGGCTTAACATAATACAAGCGATATAATTTAGAAAGTAAAATAAATAGATGATGAATAAAAATCAAAACATGCATTCACATGCAAAAATGGTATGTGTTatatgggggggagagagagagagagagagagagagagagagagagagagagagagagagagagagagagagagagagagagagagagagagagagagagagagagagagagagaggggatgtgtCGTATGTTTTCGCGCACGTATGcgcgtttgtgtgcgtgtgtgcgcgcttttgtgtgtgtgtgtgtgcgtgcgtgcgtgcgtgcgtgtgcgtgcgtgcgtgcgtggtggACCCGCtgtaaaaaacaaatatcaatgTATTTCTAGATCATATTGCTTTGTTTGCAAGAGGAAAGATGCTAATGAGTACACCGTAAAATATCACTGCATATTTCTTGCTCGTTCATGCTTTTACTATACGAATAGGCCTATTTGTGCCGTCAATACAAAAGTCATTACAGTTTGGTACATTTTATTTTCGGAGATGGTACAATAATAAGGAGCGGTACAAGTTACAAGTCCTCGGCGGTGATGTCGATGTCATTTCGGCAACGCTGTTGACTCCCCCAGCACCTTGGCACAATCAGTCATCCACGTCAATCTCCACGTCCTCGTCCTCCGAGCACTCTTTGCTCGTCGTGTGGTCTGAAAATGGCGACAGGGGGGACAGCCGCAGTTTGTGGGCGAGTTCGTGCTCCTGCTGGCCGCCCTGCGCCGGGGACTCGGCCCGGGAGTGTCCGAGTGTCCCGCTGGCGCATTTCTCCAGGTCCGCAAGTTTAGCGAGCTTCTCCAAGGGCACCTGGCCGACGGCCTTGGCCGACTCCACGTCGGCCTTCATCTCTTCCAGATCCCTCTTTAGCTTGGCTCTCCGGTTCTGAAACCATGTGATGACctgggcgttggtgaggccgagcTGCTGCGCTATTTGGTCTCTGTCGGCGGGCGACAGGTATTTCTGGTAGAGGAAGCGTTTCTCCAGCTCGTAGATCTGGTGATTGGTGAACGCCGTCCGAGACTTCCGCCGCTTCTTCGGCGTGCTCCTCTGGCCGAACAGGGTCATCCCGTCCCTCCCTGTCGGAAGATGAAAAGAAACCTTGAGTGTAaacgaaaaggggaaaaaagaaataataatcatCGTAACAACAGTGTATGGGGTTTTTGCGACAATCGCACGATTCCTTTGCGGCGCTTCGT
This genomic stretch from Lampris incognitus isolate fLamInc1 chromosome 5, fLamInc1.hap2, whole genome shotgun sequence harbors:
- the lbx1b gene encoding transcription factor LBX1b, whose product is MMTSKEVSKCDAVENRRRSPLDHLPPPANSNKPLTPFSIEDILNKPSVKRSYTICGTAHLISSSEKHRPSGIPLSSRALLTQTSPLCALEELASKTFKGLEVSVLQAAEGRDGMTLFGQRSTPKKRRKSRTAFTNHQIYELEKRFLYQKYLSPADRDQIAQQLGLTNAQVITWFQNRRAKLKRDLEEMKADVESAKAVGQVPLEKLAKLADLEKCASGTLGHSRAESPAQGGQQEHELAHKLRLSPLSPFSDHTTSKECSEDEDVEIDVDD